The DNA window AGTCGGCTGCCTTCGGTTCGTGGACTGGCGAGCGATCTGGGCGTGGCGCGCGCGACGGTGGAAAGTGCCTATGCTCAGCTGATTGCCGAAGGTTTTCTGCAAAGTCGGGGGCAGGCGGGAACCTATGTTTCCCCTCAGTTGCAAAACCTGCCGGTGCGTGCGGCGCTGGCGGTGGAGCCTTTGCCAACGGTGACGGCGAATGCGCTGCATCCGAACGGCGCCACACAGCCGTTTCAACTGGGGCTACCGGCGTTGGATGCCTTTCCTCGCGCACTGTGGCAGCGGATTGTCGGCCGCCAGTTGCGCACCAGCCCACTGGCCGCTCTGGCCCATCCTTCAACTCAGGGATTGCCTGAGCTGCGTGCGGCGATCGTCAATTATTTACAGCTTTCGCGCGGCATCAGTTGCCGACCGGAACAGGTGTTTATCTGCGCAGGGTATCAGGCGCTGCTGGATCTGGTGATCGGTACCCTGCTCAAGCCGGACGATCAGGTATGGCTGGAGGATCCGGGCTATCCGGTGACGCTGCCGCTGTTTCAAGCCGCCGGCATGCGGCCGGTGGCGGTGCCGGTTGATGAACAGGGCATGAACATTGCCAGCGGTATGGCCAGGGCGCCTCAGGCTCGGATGGCGGTGCTGACGCCGACCCACCAAAGTCCATTGGGGGTTTCGCTTAGCCTGGCGCGGCGCATGGCATTGCTGGAGTGGGCGCAACAGCAGGCGGCATGGGTGATTGAAGATGACTACGACAGTGAGGTTCGTTACCACGGCAGGCCGTTGCCTCCGCTGAAAAGTCTCGATCGTCAGGGGCGGGTGCTTTACGCCGGAACCTTCAGCAAAACGCTGTTCCCGGCATTGCGTATGGCGTATTTAGTGGTACCGGCAGGGCAGGTGGAAGCCTTTGGGCGCAGCAGTCGGCTGCGCGGCTGCGGTTGCCCGCCGTTGTTACAGGCCAGCGTGGCGGACTTTATTGAGCAGGGGCATTTCTATCGCCATTTGAAACGGATGCGGCCAATCTACCGTCAACGCAGAGCGTGGCTGGCGCAAGCGCTGGAACAACAGTTGGCGGAGTATTTGACGGTGGCGTCGCAGGACGGCGGTATTCAGCTATTGGCTCGTTTTAAGCAGGATGGAGAGGATCGGCGCTTGGCTCAGGACGCCTGGCGGTGCGGTCTGTCGGTGCAGGCGCTGTCGGACTGGCGAATCACAGAGCCTACAGGTACTGGTTTGCTGATGGGGTTTGCCAACTTTACTCAGCAGACCGAGACGGAGCGTGCGGTGGCCAGATTGGCTGAGTTGTTCAAAGGCAGAAATTAAACGGCCCACGGTTTCCCGTGGGCCAGACGCACATCTGTTTTATCTTTATGACTGCAAGGGGTGTTAACGCCGGGCCAGCAGTACGCCAAGGACGATGCCGACAGCGGCCCCGATCCCCACGCCCTGCCAAGGTTTGTCGCGCACGTAGCTGTCGGCTTGTCCGACGACATCGCGGGCGTGCTGTGTCAAATTGCTGGAGCCATTGAAGCGCGCACGGGCATCGCGTAAAACGCCTTTTGCCTTGCTGTGCAGCTCTTTCAGTTCCTCCTTGGTCTTGTCACCGGATTCGCGTAGCACCTCATCCAGCGTATCCGCCAGCAGGGTGACGTCTTGATCGATGTCGCGTTCTACTTTTTCTGATCTCTTAAACATTCGATTCTCCGTTTCGACACATGTCTTTTAAGTGTAGACCATTATTTAAAATGTGTTGGCGATCACGGAAAAAAACGGCCTGTCCGATGGTCATACTGTCGCTGTACATTTGGTTACTCGGCGAAACCAATCACTCACGGAAGCGGCTCATCGATTCCTCTAGTATCTGCTTCAACGGCCCAACGGGGCTTACTGAAAAAACACTCTGAGGAATTAAAGATGAAAAAAGTATTAGCCCTGATCGTTGCTGCTACCATGGGTCTGTCTTCTGTTGCCTTCGCTGCCGATGCAGTAGCTCCAGCGGCTGCGGCTCCAGCTGCAACCACTACCGCTGCACCAGCCGCTGCTGCTACCAAGGCACCTGCTAAAGCCACTCACCATAAGAAAGCGCACAAGAAAGCCCCAGCTCAGAAAGCTCAGGCCGCCAAAAAGCACCACAAAGCGACCAAGAAAGCCCCAGCACAGAAAGCCCAGGCCGC is part of the Serratia quinivorans genome and encodes:
- the gabR_2 gene encoding HTH-type transcriptional regulatory protein gabR — its product is MRPFLSSLTLDSRLADPLYRQIYLRIKDAIAQGTLQAGSRLPSVRGLASDLGVARATVESAYAQLIAEGFLQSRGQAGTYVSPQLQNLPVRAALAVEPLPTVTANALHPNGATQPFQLGLPALDAFPRALWQRIVGRQLRTSPLAALAHPSTQGLPELRAAIVNYLQLSRGISCRPEQVFICAGYQALLDLVIGTLLKPDDQVWLEDPGYPVTLPLFQAAGMRPVAVPVDEQGMNIASGMARAPQARMAVLTPTHQSPLGVSLSLARRMALLEWAQQQAAWVIEDDYDSEVRYHGRPLPPLKSLDRQGRVLYAGTFSKTLFPALRMAYLVVPAGQVEAFGRSSRLRGCGCPPLLQASVADFIEQGHFYRHLKRMRPIYRQRRAWLAQALEQQLAEYLTVASQDGGIQLLARFKQDGEDRRLAQDAWRCGLSVQALSDWRITEPTGTGLLMGFANFTQQTETERAVARLAELFKGRN
- the elaB_2 gene encoding Bacterial protein of uncharacterised function (DUF883), which gives rise to MFKRSEKVERDIDQDVTLLADTLDEVLRESGDKTKEELKELHSKAKGVLRDARARFNGSSNLTQHARDVVGQADSYVRDKPWQGVGIGAAVGIVLGVLLARR